In a genomic window of Cynocephalus volans isolate mCynVol1 chromosome 1, mCynVol1.pri, whole genome shotgun sequence:
- the LOC134373707 gene encoding keratin-associated protein 27-1, protein MFHSHCHSLKSFYNAPPLSAIIHDSNSISFEDGFCLPSSCHSRTWLLDNFQDTCSETTSCQLTDCEQDSVTKDTCVQSTRLPRTVQTTYSNSRPCERTTCQSERSSAMLKRVSQPCQSGCSQQVGSLVRSHQPASYMAKCSPPKTPVSKSCQTLGCEPSQCQSQSPESSSCRLLVNVVPEPQLLESSSIYEPICCVTGGLQLPSK, encoded by the coding sequence ATGTTCCATAGCCACTGCCACTCACTCAAGAGCTTCTACAATGCCCCGCCACTCTCTGCCATCATACATGACTCTAATTCTATAAGCTTTGAAGATGGATTTTGTTTGCCCAGTAGCTGCCATAGCAGAACCTGGCTTCTGGACAACTTTCAAGATACCTGCAGTGAAACTACCAGCTGCCAACTGACTGACTGTGAGCAAGACTCGGTCACAAAGGATACCTGTGTACAAAGTACCCGCCTCCCCAGAACTGTCCAAACAACTTATTCCAATTCCAGGCCCTGTGAAAGAACAACATGCCAATCAGAAAGATCCTCAGCAATGTTGAAGCGTGTTTCTCAGCCTTGCCAGTCAGGATGCAGTCAGCAAGTGGGTTCTCTTGTCCGGAGCCACCAACCTGCGAGCTACATGGCAAAGTGTTCTCCGCCCAAGACTCCTGTATCTAAGAGTTGCCAAACCCTGGGATGTGAACCTAGCCAATGCCAGTCTCAGAGCCCTGAATCCAGCTCCTGTAGACTTTTGGTCAATGTTGTACCTGAGCCACAACTCCTGGAATCTTCTAGCATTTATGAACCGATTTGCTGTGTTACTGGTGGTTTGCAATTGCCTAGTAAGTAA